Proteins found in one Ptychodera flava strain L36383 chromosome 16, AS_Pfla_20210202, whole genome shotgun sequence genomic segment:
- the LOC139152648 gene encoding barH-like 2 homeobox protein, with protein sequence MSSASQADEMKTVITPVAGGHHAYGESDSERDSELSTASDEYCDATRPNHVTVGYPLGAASNQGKIHDNIEALRRQNIPAEAPRTAASSFLIRDILGDVKQTESENCNGSIHPISIPEILPNANNETLDHTGQSLALSPSMVEQEYLNGNSTNTNKRIIDEDDDEEEDDDNSEQGKDNEISSSHDDSPTSKAKKPRKARTAFSDHQLNTLERSFERQKYLSVQERMDLAASLNLTDTQVKTWYQNRRTKWKRQMQVGFEFLETGSFSPLHSILPRPSPYFYHPNQTIISNMDSLYNLHGQRPMFPRMFLHGLQQHLNHLPVAPRPLHPGQPLPH encoded by the exons ATGTCGTCCGCGAGCCAAGCAGACGAGATGAAGACAGTGATAACGCCGGTAGCTGGCGGCCACCACGCTTACGGTGAAAGTGACAGCGAGAGAGACAGTGAGCTGAGCACCGCGTCCGACGAGTACTGCGACGCGACTCGGCCGAATCACGTCACGGTCGGGTATCCACTGGGAGCGGCTTCTAATCAGGGCAAGATCCACGACAACATTGAAGCTTTACGACGGCAAAACATTCCGGCCGAGGCCCCGCGGACAGCAGCGTCGTCGTTTCTGATCAGAGACATTCTCGGCGACGTCAAACAAACGGAATCTGAGAACTGTAATGGCTCGATCCACCCAATCTCAATTCCAGAAATATTGCCGAACGCGAACAACGAAACACTCGACCACACAGGACAGAGCCTCGCCTTATCACCGAGTATGGTCGAACAAGAATATTTAAACGGCAATTCGACGAACACCAACAAAAGAATAATTGATGAAGATGACGACGAAGAAGAAGACGATGATAATTCAGAACAAG GTAAAGATAACGAAATCAGTTCAAGTCACGACGACAGTCCGACGTCGAAGGCCAAGAAACCACGCAAAGCTCGCACGGCCTTCTCTGACCACCAACTCAACACGCTGGAAAGAAGCTTCGAAAGACAGAAGTACCTGTCAGTGCAGGAACGAATGGATCTAGCAGCAAGCCTCAATCTTACCGACACACAAGTCAAGACGTGGTACCAGAACAGGAG GACAAAGTGGAAACGACAGATGCAAGTGGGCTTTGAATTCCTTGAGACTGGGAGCTTCAGTCCGCTTCACAGCATCCTGCCAAGGCCGTCGCCGTATTTCTACCACCCGAACCAAACCATAATTTCCAACATGGACAGTTTGTACAATCTTCACGGACAGAGACCGATGTTTCCCAGAATGTTTCTGCACGGACTCCAACAACATTTGAATCACCTTCCGGTAGCGCCTCGACCTCTACATCCGGGGCAGCCGCTACCGCATTGA